A window of Magnolia sinica isolate HGM2019 chromosome 13, MsV1, whole genome shotgun sequence genomic DNA:
AATTGTTCTCATGATTTCGAATCAGTATTTatttaaacaaattggatgtcattcCTATCTTTGTTCTTACAGcaagatgcatttttattttcttttattgcatGCTCTTATTTTCTGCTTGTGTGGTTGTCATGAAAAGCGGGATGCTGCCACTGCTCCAAATGTTGGGGATCGTGTTCTGTATGTTATTATTAAAGCTGCAAAAGGTGCCAAGGTAGTTGGTTATGTGATGCTTGTTCTTTGTGAGTTGTTTTTTCCTGTGTTCGTTGGTAACGCTTTCAAATCCACTGGTTCATAATGAAACAGGCTTATGAAAGGTCGGAGGATCCTATCTTCGTGCTAGAGAATAACATTCCAATTGATTCCCATTACTATCTCGAAAATCAAATTAGCAAGGTGTTATTTGGTATTTCCTTCAAGATTTACTTCACTACTTTCTTTGATTGACCTGGTTATTGAGTATTTTCCATGTTACAGCCGCTTTTGAGAATATTTGATCCCATTCTGAAGAATGCGGAAAAGGAACTTCTCCATGGCAGCCACACAAGATCAGTTTCCATTTCAATTCCTTCAAACAGCGGTATCATGAAATTTGCTAAGAAACAACTTTGTTGCATTGGCTGCAAAGCTC
This region includes:
- the LOC131224137 gene encoding uncharacterized protein LOC131224137; this translates as MISNQYLFKQIGCHSYLCSYSKMHFYFLLLHALIFCLCGCHEKRDAATAPNVGDRVLYVIIKAAKGAKAYERSEDPIFVLENNIPIDSHYYLENQISKPLLRIFDPILKNAEKELLHGSHTRSVSISIPSNSGIMKFAKKQLCCIGCKALISLAINDDIAENANEYSYVNELEHIINGGANEAFIDHMTVAIGQLRVPGGDSPLAIVGSSNCLDHRMVPAGNLNGSFLRKGDPATRRLMT